From Rhopalosiphum padi isolate XX-2018 chromosome 2, ASM2088224v1, whole genome shotgun sequence:
aaattacattttttatttatgtacctatatcattgttatttaaatcaataagatCACAGTGTTCTGCGGATCTTTCTGCAAGAAAATACCGTAATTCGAGGTTTGTACTTTGAAAGTAATGCTCATGCGAAatctttgttaaaaaattgtacctagtaactgaatatatattatagtataatgattgtcacacaaacacacacacacacacacatatatatatatatacatataaatataataatattacctacagtttaaaattatttaaatataaataaaagttaatatatttaatagataaccACGAGTCTtaagaataaaaacattatttaaaaataaatacaagttttAAGGTGTAACggaaatataactaaaatataatatatactttagggTACACAATTACATGaatcgattttatatttttatacatttatcaatattgcagttttaagtatataagtattaaagacgaaaaatgaattataacatCAATGATGATCATCATTTTTACAACATAGGTACTTTTAGGTtctttacacattattatacaatcgtaataataatgaatttttgttttataatattttatgtataatatatattaccagTAGTATGCTTTCCCACGGAAGCCATCGGATCGGTGCCGGCGGTCTGTTTCCGATTTCGCTATAGTCCTTTTTGTAAGCCGGATTGCACACCGCCACGTCGGCCACTTTAATCGAATAGCCTCTCGAAACCAGACAGTTTCTATTTTCCGAGAAAAAAACACCAATACACATTAAGCGGATTGCAGgcatgtatttgtataataaatcaatgtcatgtatatataatgttaagtatgataacaatattttagaaactCTGAAAAAACGATTTCAGTTTACCTGGCCGCCAAGTCTTTGTGCACCACGTTCTTGGATTCTAGATACTTCATGGCGGATGCGATTTGAGTGGCCATGAACATTAGCGTCGTGTAcctatacagtaaaaatattcaCACTTTAAAAcgtgatcatttttatttaaaactactcCAAGAATACAATCGTTTATAGGCTATACTGACCATTGATTGTAGTCTTAAACAGTTCaaaagttatgatttttttttatcttcgaATACTTAACTACTAATCATCATCATTTTTACaacatagatatttttatgttctttacacattattacataatcgtaatatattgatgatatattttaagggggaaacatatgttttatcacaatatttgtttcatagaaaatagaaatcgaTTCAGAATGTTTTTCTAGCGTGTTCGTTTATACGTACAATATTGTTGGGAAATTGACGAATTTACCACTAAATTCATTAGACATATCAGACAATATTGCAAATTTGCAACATAATTAGTAGAGTTATTCtgtgtatactaatttaaatattaggaaATACACAGATTTAtagtcatgtatattatatacataacttattaacttaccaatttaattttaaaaatgtaatcaacttTAACtttattcagtaaaaaaaaaaataattatgaggtATTTCATAGTTTTAGAtggtatgattaaaaaattatctaccagattataaattaatggtatacttttataaaatattaattttttaataataaaatgttaaagaaaataattgatatatttatgttttttttatgtacattaatagaaaacaaattttagtaaaaGTTTAAAGTAAAACATTCAAAAACTTCTCGTTAgagatttgatttaaatttttaatacgacAAAATTTTcagatttcaaaaaaattatttgttaaatagctTACAGTATAAAAGGGTGGTTGGAGTTTATACTCGATATTATCACATCAATgtgttatattaactataaaatcgGTAAATCGGTAATCGTCTTACGTGAGTGTGGAGTGTGTCCTTAATACAATGACCAGGTCACCAAGCTCGGCTGGGTACTCGGTGATCAACCACGGCGGTGACTCATTGGTGCACACGCCGAACACGCGTACCAGGTTCGGGTCGAGCAGGCTGCACAGGAACTTGACTTCCCTGGTCGAGTCGGAGTTGCAAGTCTTGGCCGCCACGCGTCCGTTGTCCGTCATACGGACGTCCATCGTCGTATCGCACACGGCCACTTCGCCCAGGTGTGAACCACCAAGCTTGCTGACCACGTTCAAACAGTACCGCGGTATCTGAACAATGTCCGCTTCCCGGCACTTGTATACTTGGCCCATGCTGGGACTAATGTTCCACGACACCGACGGGGGTGCCATCTGAAAACGGCCATATGGTATAGAGTTATAGACGGTTATTTGAAGTAAAACCATTAACAGTTAAATcccatttttaataagaaagaaaaaataatattaaatggacTAAGCGGTTATAAACCAAAATAATGACGATAATAACGACAATGGCACACGGCTTATCCGATAGCAAAGAAAGAAACTCATCcaattgtacctatacaaaacTTGCGAGGTAAACTTTATTTACACGTTATGttgacgaaaaaaataaaaatgaaaaatgatatttttatttttgtttgatccTCTTGATAGGAGGTTAATTGTATCGTCTTTGCATACCAAGTGAAttgcatacacataatatagatttaataagTTTCGACGTTGATTAACCCATACATTATCATAGCATAATCCGTTTTATAActacacatataatatgcactaaattatatttgtacatgtAAGACATATTATAGGTTCCAATTGTTTGTAATGTTGGTATACAACATTCAAATTGAAACATGTAAcatcaatattatgtttcatttaaataaCGATAACTCATTATACGAGTCTTTATAATGTAAATGATTTGGAATTGAATATATCTACAAATTCCAATGAcaatttgatatgataattacctgcacaaaaattatattgatgtattttattttatatattataataattactttatctacgtgacaaaaattaatacaagcTATATCGAAAgcaaattattgtatttgtcaGTTGATAATACAAATCAAACAATAGAGGATAAATCGATACTATACTTCAGTATATATGGTCGAGATAGTGGCTAATGAGTATTGTACCTTCAtcaaattatctataatttagtGGTGGAGTATGAATTATTAGCTGTCCAATGTTATAAtgtctatagtatattaaataattattaaataaacatttattttaaatatttaacttttaaaatatctatatggtataattatataatatatgtcttattatttttttatttacgagtatgttatttattttttctataaaaataaagtggTTTCTCCATACAATTAGTTTTGtagtataaatcatttaaaaatggaaaattccTTTCGGTGAACAGTATTCCACACAGAATGGTAATAATTTGTGGAAGTTAAATGTTATTAGATTGTTTGAGGAATTTtctgttcaaaaaataatacagattACAATTTTATCCCATAAATTTCGTCTTTTATGGCCTATAGTTATTTGATTTAGATTCGCTCTTTCGATAATACGTGTAATAGGCAGGCATCTATTTTAACAAACATTatatgtttcattattattgaattaagcCGTCTTTTCTACGAAAAATATCACTGTATACATTTCATAACAGAGGGAAATTAATCAAGCTATAGACTATAGACTAGCActgtatatacacgtatatatatatatatatatatatatatatattgatattgtcgattgaaatgtatgtatatgcttggtataatggtattatattaatattataacataggcGATCAatcaaatagtaatatattaaaatattgaactttttttatttgaaatccgATGTCGTATACTCGTGCCGTAGTGTAACATATTATCTCCGAAACGGCGTCCAAACTtcgaacgaatataatatatataaaaaaatcaataataaaatacgaactTGGTATTCGTTAACGAGAAAAAATCACCTAACCTATCCTTCAGTCGACCACTACTATCGACAGCAAAATGCGCGAATTCGGGTACACCGTTTCTGGCTCGCATGTGCAAAGTTTTACTTACTCTGTGCTTTTCGCGGGGCGCCGTGTGGAATCTTTTCCGGGTAGTCGGTATGTCGGTGTTGCTGCATTGGAGGTGTTTTGGCCGGACCGGGGCATCGACCTGAATCGGCACGGGCGGAGGTGGTGGTTGACTCTGCAAGCTTCGGTAGTGCAACGAAGTGACACTGTCTCTTGTCGAATATTCGGTAGCCCGAACGTCGATCTCTAGACTGCTCAGCGATCCACGTTCCGAGTCGCTGCGACAAAATTCTTTTGCAGAAATCGTGCTCCTCGCATCTGAAACCGAAACGCACGTCTTTATAACGTACTTATATCTCCGGAGTTTTTCCACGAGCATCACTGGTAATAAACGAGTATgcctaaaaatgtttatcaaatttTGTCCACTTTTCAACATcagtcataaaaaaattaatttacactaaATATTTCTCTTCGGGGTCTTGTATAGTTCATATAATCATATCTGTTTAGTAGATATAGGCCAATATTCAGAAAATGTGCTATAACTCGTAGAGGCCACTCGTGGCCTTTGCTTaagtaattaatgataattagtgTAAGTATGGTTATTTACGGGTATCGGGCTATCTAAACATGCTCTGCACTAGCACTACACAGTACACATGTCAATAGCACTATCGTCCAAAAATTAAGTGTGATTTTCTCATATTATGCTATTTACGGGAAAAATGTATGTACTGAGTAGTatgatttcattaatttttatcttgttATAAAGAGGATGATTTTCTACGGAATTTATTGGAATTAATTATTCTGAATTATGTTCcgtataactaataacaatagtaataactaataataaaacaaaatcttgtgaaaaataatcatattcaaATTCGTATTATATGGCTtcaaattagaaattttaaaatcgaaatCTAACACTATCGGTCATCGGAAGTAAAAAGATGTAttctttccaaaaaaaaaaaaaaaaaatatatcaaaaatggaTTACTTTACGAGGCGTGAGACTTTTTCCTGTAAGGCATGTTCTTGAGTAAAAAACAAGTCACACGTAGACCCCTTAAACATTATATTCTTATTCTTGCACAAAATTGGTGAGAGGTTTTACAAagttctttaaattaattaaattaggataggtttttaatttttaatttcattattgttaATCTTTTCTGTTTAGAGCAGTTGTATGCCTTTTTCCAACggatctataaaaataaatttactttctcCCCTTGTGTACCATTCAAAATAATCCCGAGTGGTCTCGTAGACACCCAAGCAGGTTTCGTTGTACTTTGATTCAAATCCGTTTATTCCGCGTACTGATAATAATCGTATTCAAGAATACGATACAATAGTTCATACGGTTTTACACTTTATTTCACTGTCGATTTACCTACGCAAAATAAACGAACAAGAGAGACTTACCCGggtagtattaattattatattgttttcaaaatacgAGTGGCATTGTTTAATTCGAAAGTTGTATGCACAGTAGCAACTAGCAGTTACGCgtatttacatttatgtatctttgaaatattgttttgatactttgtatttatacaaaataataatgatgtgtgATGTTTTAAGATCATATatgtgattaattattttacagctACTGCCgaacaaacacattttttttttcatatagttttagttaaaaaaaaattacgataatttgatactatagtaataattattgaaggttctttttatttgtcttttatattattatcaatttgaaGACATCATTGGTTTTTTTCTAATTTGCACGGttctatgtaaaatttaaaattatttataattataactcacAATTTAAgcaaatttattgttttcattaatagTACCACATAGTGTCATAGTATTGacattgaattttaatacaatcatagaactgttaaaaattatcttaactGTTAATAAATCCTGTTTATACTACATACCTTTGGTACTCCGAATCGTCTCGTAGTCTTTGCGAGCTAGTAGTGGCGTTTCGTAGACAACGTGTTGTGATTTGTCGTAAGCGTCTGACGCAAAACTGTCGCTACGCATCTGTTCGCCGACCGCCAATGGGTTTTCAGTGATGTGCCGATTACCGCTTCCGATGACCAAACCATGACTGtggttgttgtttttgttgttgctAACGGCGGTAGTGTTGTTGTTGTGAGGTGATAGGTTCATGAATATGTCCTTCATATTGATGGCTACTCCAAATGGCTTTTTAAATATCGAAGTGCTGATTGTCTGATGCTTCTTGCGGCGACTCAGAGCTAACACAATGGCGCAAATTCCAAGCAAGATGAGCGTGGCGGCCGTGAGCACGCCGATGAGCACTTCTACTAACCCTCCACCGGTTCTGTCGTCCTTTTCTTTGTGTGCAGCTGTTAACATAGACGTGTTTTACTTAGTGTACAATACTTTGTGCGTTAAACTTAcacatttatagatatttattgcattttcccGAAGTAAGGAAAATAATGTTCATCCCTTATGGATGTATCTCCCACGGGGATAGCATACGAATAGTCTGTCCCTGCGGGATTTTCCATCTAAAATGGAACCACCCATCAATAGCATCTCTCTTGTCTCTCGTCCGAAGAAAGGTATAGAATTGAACTTATTTTAGCCCGATTGCACTTTGGTTAAAAAGGTTAGGTTCAAAATGCATTtggatttgaaaaaaatctaatccaattgcacatttttttttcaaatggtcAATCGGAATTGGATAGAAATGTGTCAGAAGTGCaaatgaatatacattttttttaaagttattccaTTTATACAATGTGTATGCTAAGCCGCTAAGGTTTCAAAGCGGAGTGTAGTAAGACTATTTTACTGGACTGAGAGTTAATGGTTTATGCATCCCGTTGATAGGATTAATCTATACGATATTTGACAGCAAGATCACGCCTAAATGTTCATCTGTTTCGGGTGTTGTTACAGTACCTTTTTTGAAATCAACATATTTATCTAGATCACAACAGACCTCTTGAATAGGTATGAGTGATAGAGTAGTATAGGAATCTCCTGCCAAGACCAAAAAAGGCGTAAGACGGGTGGCGTGCTTTTAAGGACACTACaagataaatgaataaataagaagCGATATAATATAACGACAGTCGTTCTGCAGCAGGTAttctcatatataatatatatatgtacctcaTAACTGCGTTTCCAGTCCGAATATGGAGCGAGTCGCCCCTCTAGGGATTGTGCCTCGTTAATAAATGATGCCACCCAATCCACTTCTACCCTTCCCCTCACCCCGCCTAGGGtaaatcgaataaaaaataataaaaaaacaacaacagccacatgaatatattaaaaacacttaCTGGTGTCGGGCGAGTCCCAAGGAGGATCCACCGCCCCTCCAACTAGCTGTTCATCCTCGAACGGCGCGTCCGCGTCCACCGTCACGTTCTGAGCCAATggctctgaaaaaaaaaaaaacaaaaaaataaataaataaaaaccgagAGCTgagaaataaatttacaaaacattCGTACAATATTCAATCCAAAACGCGAACGCGATTTGTGGCGATTTATACACGCGCTTAAACGCGACGGACACCATAAATCATTGTGTACAATCCTCCGATTCTTCTTTTATCTTTCTTTCTCTTtctcatattacataatacatacaatatacataaggCAATAAATTACACACATGACCTGcctttatgtgtatatatatatttgacggTAGTGGATTGTTTGACAAATAATTTGGATAGGAAAAACATATTGGCATTCGTTGTTGAATATTTTGTGAATTGTGCGCGCGTGATGCGATGAACAAAAACCGCATACTATGCAGTTGTCGAGAAATTAGTACGCGATAGCGCGTGTGATTTAGTTTGCATTGtgtattacactacaattatattattatactgacatGGCTTACTAACAAATAACAACAACTCTTTATATTGTCGGCGTGGTGTATTAAATTGTCAGCGATTGTATTAAACTGAGCTTGTTCTAGAGGGTAAAATCCGACAAAAAgtaattaacttttaataaacagTAAATTGTATGCAAAAAAAGTCGACGAATAATGATGTCGATCGAATTTTCGGTTTTTGTACATCGTGgttaggtaattaaattatttttaattttttggtagACGTTTCATGACGGCCCGTTTGAGTTAAAAACAGTATACGCTCGCcaagtagtaataattataataatgaaaatgaatattgaattccaaaatttcaaaatgattaaattacgtGACGAGCAGTCAGTGGAGCATTTGAGAGGGATGGGGAGGAGGTGATTGTAACAAATGCATCCACCTCATGATCcgattaattagtaattagctTAGTAATTAGCtcagtaggtattttatattttttcctaattattttgaaaaatactgatCTCTCAAAGAACAAATTACTAGATCCTTTTTACTATTAGTAAcctgtttcaaaattaaaaaatttgtatcAATATAAACGCAATAGGGTATACTAAAAGGGTgttatagtacctaatacagtatatacttatagtgtacatataatagttttaatctcGTCCCTCCTCACCATTAAACTAAGTCAAACACACCTCGCACTGTGAGCAGCTtagtatatttttcatagtttacctatagtaattattttgacCTATCTGAGCTAGCACGTCATGTATTCTTTGTTTATCGTTTCAAATGTACTTCAGGAGAAATCTATACATTACGACGCTGTAattgatgtaaaaaataaaaattacgcaTCTAACTTataacatacacacacacacacacacacacacacacacacacacacacacacacacacacacacacacacacacacacacacacacgcgcgcgcgcgcgtgcgcGCGTCATATACATTTACTGTTCGCGACCAGTCGTTGCTCGCGGGTTTTTGCGGTCTTTAGGGGTGAGCGGAGGTAGATCGGAAGGTGGGGGGTGGTGGTAGcctgaatttaaataaaaccgaGTCCGTTGTGCCGGAAATAAATAGCTTCATAAGACGAGTTCCTATATATACTTTCGCATAATCCCCGCTCCATAAATAACCCGCTTATAAAGAACGAGAGAGGTATACCCGGTACTCGGTCATAacttatacacacacatacatatatgcGTGGTATGTGTATGTggatattatgtgtgtgtacgGTGCTCAGCGGTCGAATAAATGATTCAGCTTTCGTACGTATTGTGTGTGCGTGCGCGACTCGGTGCCGGGTGGGACGGATGTGCGCGGAGAgaaagacaaaataataataaaaggaaaaaaaatcgcAAACTTTTTTGAAACTGCGGTGGCggcgtgcatataatataacatacatgtatattattgtgtataatatatgtattttatgaaaccGCTTAAACCTAAATGTGAGCGGCGTGCCTGCTCCGTCGGAGACGAAAGACTTAAACTTGCCCACCGCGCCTCCGCGTGTCGCGCGCGCGTGAAGTCTCTCAGCTGTCAAGGTCTCGGAATATTGTGACTGTTAACCATTACCGCTGCAGCTGCTGCTGCTGGGTTATATTATGGATATACTGCTcgtgcaaaatataatatagtataccgtTATAGTCATATTTAGTGGCGACGTTGTCACGTTGATCGTTCGTGTTCCAGAAAAGTCTAGagaaaaatggttttatttttatcaaacattatGTGCGATTATTGTAATTGATAATAACAACATCATtcgaattaaaaattgaaataattattaaaagtcttaagattttttttaacgcGTGTCCCAagtagattttatatttaataccaaaTATATTTGGTTTATAGCTCATTGATCGTTTTGACTTTATGATCGATGTACACGTTTAACTGTTGTTATAGcttatgaaaatgaaaaacataTACCTCACTACTCGATGTATTCACGAACTGCATAAAATAGCGTATTTGATTATACGTGTACAATTAATTTCTGTATGATGTTATTGTACGTTCGAACGAATGGATATTAAATTTCAgggaaaatatttatgtacaaatattgcACACACAGAACGTTGCAcaaaggttttatttttaataataaaacgatgattacataaaatttataataacgttCTTTGTTACTTTAAGTGTGTTTACccgataatacataaataaatataaaaacgtttCAAATTAATACGGCTCTCGATCTTACTCTGTTAATATTGAGATACGCGTTGCATACGCATCTTTATTATTCGTGCAGTTTGTATTGATACAATATAGTGTGTACAAAAAGTCCAGAGGAAAATGCATATATAGTCTTATTACAGGAGTTACGGCTGGCGTGGTTTCGAATATGGCACGCGGAGCGAAACTTTTTATGTGTTGATAAACGACGTAATAAATTTCATGATTATAAGCTTTGCCGCCGGTACCTAATACATGATTCGTACAATATAAATGTAGTGTGTTCGAAG
This genomic window contains:
- the LOC132920542 gene encoding discoidin domain-containing receptor 2-like, with product MRRGGARDFSIVLAVFAACFIGQLTLGIHIRECDEALGMESGAIPDSAITASSSYNVPNVGPSNGRLKVERAGGGWCPKPPVEQGVREWLQVDFGSVHMITGVQTQGRFGHGRGLEYAEEYTLEYWRPGLGEWKPYKRWDGKQIMSGNTDTSTVVLHHLLPPVYASQVRILPYSVHRRTVCLRAEIRGCPSDHGITSYTIPLDGSASDNKDVADLSYDGVMRDDKIQGGLGRLVDGVRGEDNYKMDIGYGKGNGWVGWRKESFSKGFVELVFEFSEVRNFSAVHIFTNNFFSKNVQVFSKARVQFSVGGLHYHGRSVWYTYMPDTVLENARDVDIQLHNHVGKYVKIQLYFYNKWIMISEVKFDSEPLAQNVTVDADAPFEDEQLVGGAVDPPWDSPDTTAHKEKDDRTGGGLVEVLIGVLTAATLILLGICAIVLALSRRKKHQTISTSIFKKPFGVAINMKDIFMNLSPHNNNTTAVSNNKNNNHSHGLVIGSGNRHITENPLAVGEQMRSDSFASDAYDKSQHVVYETPLLARKDYETIRSTKDARSTISAKEFCRSDSERGSLSSLEIDVRATEYSTRDSVTSLHYRSLQSQPPPPPVPIQVDAPVRPKHLQCSNTDIPTTRKRFHTAPREKHRMAPPSVSWNISPSMGQVYKCREADIVQIPRYCLNVVSKLGGSHLGEVAVCDTTMDVRMTDNGRVAAKTCNSDSTREVKFLCSLLDPNLVRVFGVCTNESPPWLITEYPAELGDLVIVLRTHSTLTYTTLMFMATQIASAMKYLESKNVVHKDLAARNCLVSRGYSIKVADVAVCNPAYKKDYSEIGNRPPAPIRWLPWESILLDRYTCPSTVWSFAVTMWELLNMARDKPFPHLTNEQVIHNAEQMYYGGELQVLLPKPNLCPTEIYELMCQCWKRDQNLRPTFKQLYHFLKRNHTTYSCEIDKQLHNVSPM